One genomic region from Pseudomonas sp. R5-89-07 encodes:
- a CDS encoding acetolactate synthase 3 large subunit produces the protein MELLSGGEMLVRFLRDEGVDYIYGYPGGALLHVYDALFKEPAVTHILVRHEQAATHMADGYARATGKAGVVLVTSGPGATNAITGIATAYMDSIPMVIISGQVASTMVGTDAFQETDMIGISRPIVKHSFMIKHASEIPEVMKKAFYLAQSGRPGPVVVDIPKDMTNPAEKFEYVFPKKAKLRSYSPAVRGHSGQIRKAAEMLLAAKRPVLYSGGGVILGGGSAPLTELAKLLNLPVTNTLMGLGAYPGSDRQFVGMLGMHGSYTANLAMHHADVILAVGARFDDRVINGASKFCPNAKIIHIDIDPASISKTIKADVPIVGPVESVLTEMVAALKDIGEAPNKESVASWWKQIDEWRGDRGLFPYDKGDGSIIKPQTVIETLCEVTKGDAFVTSDVGQHQMFAAQYYKFDKPNRWINSGGLGTMGFGFPAAMGVKLSFPDADVACVTGEGSIQMNIQELSTCLQYGLPVKIVCLNNGVLGMVRQWQDMSYGSRHSHSYMESLPDFVKLVEAYGHVGMRITDLKDLKPKMEEAFAMKDRLVFIDIQVDTSEHVYPMQIKDGSMRDMWLNKTERT, from the coding sequence GTGGAGCTTTTATCTGGCGGTGAGATGCTCGTCCGCTTTTTGCGTGACGAAGGCGTCGACTATATCTACGGGTACCCGGGTGGTGCTCTGCTGCATGTCTACGACGCACTGTTCAAGGAACCGGCTGTTACCCACATCCTGGTTCGCCACGAACAGGCCGCGACCCATATGGCTGACGGTTACGCCCGTGCCACCGGTAAAGCCGGCGTGGTACTGGTAACGTCTGGCCCAGGCGCAACCAATGCCATCACCGGCATCGCGACGGCCTATATGGACTCCATTCCGATGGTGATCATTTCCGGCCAGGTTGCCAGCACCATGGTCGGCACCGACGCGTTCCAGGAAACCGACATGATCGGTATCTCCCGGCCGATCGTGAAACACAGTTTCATGATCAAGCACGCGTCGGAAATCCCGGAAGTCATGAAGAAGGCGTTCTACCTCGCACAATCCGGTCGTCCGGGTCCTGTCGTGGTGGATATCCCCAAGGACATGACCAACCCGGCCGAGAAATTCGAATACGTTTTCCCGAAGAAAGCCAAGCTGCGCTCCTACAGCCCGGCCGTGCGTGGGCACTCTGGGCAGATCCGCAAGGCCGCAGAAATGCTCCTGGCGGCCAAGCGCCCGGTGCTGTACTCCGGCGGTGGCGTGATTCTGGGGGGCGGTTCCGCACCGCTGACCGAATTGGCCAAGCTGCTCAACCTGCCGGTCACCAATACCCTGATGGGCCTCGGCGCCTACCCGGGTTCTGACCGTCAGTTCGTCGGCATGCTCGGCATGCACGGCAGCTACACCGCCAACCTGGCCATGCACCACGCCGACGTGATCCTGGCGGTTGGCGCACGGTTCGATGACCGCGTGATCAACGGCGCGAGCAAGTTCTGCCCGAATGCCAAGATCATCCATATCGACATCGACCCGGCGTCCATCTCCAAGACCATCAAGGCCGACGTGCCGATCGTAGGTCCGGTGGAAAGCGTGCTGACCGAAATGGTCGCCGCGCTCAAGGACATCGGCGAAGCGCCGAACAAGGAATCCGTTGCCAGTTGGTGGAAGCAGATCGACGAATGGCGCGGTGATCGCGGCCTGTTCCCTTACGACAAGGGTGACGGCAGCATCATCAAGCCGCAAACCGTGATCGAGACCCTGTGCGAAGTGACCAAGGGCGACGCCTTTGTGACCTCCGACGTGGGCCAGCACCAGATGTTCGCCGCGCAGTACTACAAGTTCGACAAGCCTAACCGCTGGATCAACTCCGGTGGCCTGGGCACGATGGGCTTCGGTTTCCCGGCGGCCATGGGCGTCAAGCTGAGCTTTCCGGATGCCGACGTGGCCTGTGTCACCGGTGAAGGCAGCATCCAGATGAACATCCAGGAGCTGTCGACGTGCCTGCAGTACGGTCTTCCCGTGAAGATCGTCTGCCTGAACAACGGCGTGCTGGGCATGGTTCGTCAGTGGCAGGACATGAGCTACGGTAGCCGTCACTCCCATTCCTACATGGAATCGTTGCCGGATTTCGTCAAATTGGTTGAAGCCTATGGCCACGTCGGCATGCGCATCACCGATTTGAAAGATCTGAAGCCGAAGATGGAAGAGGCGTTCGCCATGAAGGACCGCCTGGTGTTCATCGATATTCAGGTGGATACCAGCGAGCACGTCTACCCGATGCAGATCAAAGACGGCTCTATGCGCGACATGTGGCTGAACAAGACGGAGCGTACTTAA
- a CDS encoding heme ABC transporter ATP-binding protein — protein sequence MLRVEALQIRRGGKTVLADISLKLLPGEVLGVLGPNGAGKSTLLSALCGELTPDQGTVWLDQHELKHLSGAQRARRLAVLPQSSTLDFAFRVEEVVGMGRLPHQTGRVRDEEIISAALHAADIGHLSGRSYLALSGGERQRVHLARVLAQLWPGEAGQTLLLDEPTSMLDPLHQHTTLQAIRSFADRGAAVLVILHDLNLAARYCDRILLLENGRPHALDTPKRVLQPEPLKAVFGLDVLVQSHPERGHPLIIAR from the coding sequence ATGCTGCGGGTGGAAGCGTTGCAGATCCGCCGCGGGGGCAAGACCGTATTGGCGGATATCAGCCTGAAACTGCTGCCGGGCGAAGTGTTGGGTGTACTGGGGCCCAATGGTGCAGGCAAAAGTACCTTGCTGAGTGCGCTGTGCGGCGAATTGACCCCCGATCAGGGCACGGTCTGGCTGGATCAGCACGAGCTCAAGCATCTGAGCGGAGCGCAGCGCGCCCGGCGCCTGGCGGTACTGCCGCAGAGTTCGACGCTGGACTTCGCTTTCCGTGTCGAGGAGGTGGTCGGCATGGGGCGTTTGCCCCATCAGACCGGGCGAGTGCGCGATGAAGAAATCATCAGCGCGGCACTGCACGCAGCGGATATCGGGCACCTGAGTGGTCGCAGTTACCTGGCTTTGTCGGGCGGCGAGCGCCAGCGGGTGCACCTGGCCCGCGTCTTGGCGCAATTATGGCCGGGCGAAGCAGGGCAGACGCTGTTGCTGGATGAGCCGACGTCAATGCTCGACCCGTTACATCAGCATACGACCTTGCAGGCGATCCGCAGCTTTGCCGATCGTGGCGCAGCGGTGTTGGTGATCCTCCATGACCTGAACCTGGCTGCGCGTTACTGTGACCGTATCCTGTTGCTGGAAAATGGACGCCCTCATGCTCTGGATACGCCGAAGCGAGTGCTGCAACCCGAGCCGCTCAAGGCAGTGTTTGGTCTGGATGTGCTGGTGCAGTCGCATCCGGAGCGGGGGCACCCCTTGATCATCGCGCGTTGA
- the ilvN gene encoding acetolactate synthase small subunit — protein sequence MRHIISLLLENEPGALSRVVGLFSQRNYNIESLTVAPTEDPTLSRLTLTTVGHDEVIEQITKNLNKLIEVVKLVDLSESAHIERELMLVKVKATGAQRAEIKRTTDIYRGQIVDVSASVYTVQLTGTSDKLDSFIQSIGTASILETVRSGVTGIARGDKVLSI from the coding sequence ATGCGGCACATTATCTCCCTGCTTCTGGAGAACGAACCCGGCGCTCTGTCTCGTGTTGTCGGCCTGTTTTCGCAACGCAACTACAACATCGAAAGCCTGACCGTGGCCCCGACCGAAGACCCGACCCTGTCGCGCCTGACGTTGACCACCGTGGGCCACGATGAGGTGATCGAGCAGATCACCAAGAACCTCAACAAGCTGATCGAAGTGGTCAAGCTGGTCGACCTGTCGGAAAGTGCTCACATCGAGCGCGAGCTGATGCTGGTCAAGGTCAAGGCCACAGGCGCCCAGCGTGCCGAGATCAAGCGCACTACCGATATTTATCGCGGGCAGATCGTCGATGTGAGCGCCAGCGTTTATACCGTGCAACTGACCGGTACGAGCGACAAGCTGGACAGCTTCATCCAGTCGATCGGGACGGCCTCGATTCTGGAAACCGTACGCAGTGGTGTCACCGGGATTGCCCGTGGCGACAAAGTACTCAGCATCTAA
- a CDS encoding pentapeptide repeat-containing protein translates to MSQPKLLDTPLYALLHKDDIRGFNQQRPENGVIDMRGGDFRGLDLRELNAAGIDFTDAYFRSTDLRGLDLRDCSLEGASLAHAQISGTYFSPDLTADEILMSVNFGTRLRYRTK, encoded by the coding sequence ATGAGTCAGCCCAAGCTTCTTGATACCCCGCTCTACGCGCTCCTGCACAAAGACGACATTCGGGGCTTCAATCAGCAGCGCCCCGAAAACGGCGTGATCGACATGCGCGGCGGTGACTTCCGCGGCCTGGACTTGCGTGAGCTGAACGCTGCGGGTATCGACTTTACCGACGCCTACTTCCGCTCCACCGACCTGCGTGGGCTGGATTTACGCGATTGCTCATTGGAAGGTGCCAGCCTGGCTCATGCGCAGATTTCCGGTACGTACTTCTCACCCGACCTGACGGCTGACGAGATCCTGATGTCGGTGAATTTCGGTACCCGCCTGCGTTACCGCACCAAATAA
- the pssA gene encoding CDP-diacylglycerol--serine O-phosphatidyltransferase, which yields MSERPEEPNQASDAESLLPIDEHVEEGHDAEGRKVRHRGIYLLPNLFTTANLFAGFYSIINSMSAQSALAAGDAASASKYFGFAAIAIFVAMVLDGLDGRVARMTNTQSAFGAEYDSLSDMVAFGVAPALLAFAWALGDMGKVGWMVAFIYVAGAALRLARFNTQVGTADKRYFIGLASPAAAGVVAGIVWAFSDYGIQGSKMSFLVALMVAAAGMLMVSNIKYNSFKELDLKGRVPFVAILVVVLVFAVVFSDPPRILLLAFLVYAASGPIQYLLHLRRDKTLP from the coding sequence ATGAGCGAACGTCCCGAAGAGCCAAACCAGGCTTCTGACGCCGAAAGCCTGCTACCGATCGATGAACATGTCGAAGAAGGGCATGACGCGGAAGGCCGCAAGGTCCGGCATCGTGGCATCTATCTGCTGCCCAACCTGTTCACCACGGCGAACCTGTTTGCCGGCTTCTATTCCATCATCAACTCGATGAGTGCCCAGAGCGCGCTGGCGGCAGGGGATGCCGCGAGTGCCAGCAAGTACTTTGGTTTTGCGGCCATCGCCATCTTCGTCGCCATGGTGCTTGATGGCCTGGATGGTCGTGTCGCGCGCATGACCAATACCCAAAGTGCCTTCGGTGCCGAGTACGACTCGCTGTCGGACATGGTTGCCTTTGGTGTTGCCCCTGCGTTGCTGGCGTTCGCCTGGGCGCTGGGTGATATGGGTAAGGTCGGCTGGATGGTGGCCTTCATCTATGTGGCGGGCGCAGCGTTGCGCCTGGCGCGCTTCAACACTCAGGTAGGCACTGCCGACAAGCGCTACTTCATTGGCCTGGCCAGCCCGGCGGCTGCTGGCGTGGTGGCGGGAATCGTCTGGGCGTTCAGTGACTACGGCATCCAGGGTTCGAAGATGTCGTTCCTGGTGGCGTTGATGGTTGCGGCGGCCGGCATGCTGATGGTCAGCAACATCAAGTACAACAGCTTCAAGGAGCTCGACCTGAAGGGCCGTGTACCGTTCGTGGCGATTCTTGTTGTGGTGCTGGTGTTTGCGGTGGTGTTCAGTGACCCGCCGAGAATTCTATTGCTGGCCTTCCTGGTCTACGCTGCTTCCGGGCCGATTCAGTATCTGCTGCATCTGCGCCGGGACAAAACGTTGCCTTAA
- the mrcB gene encoding penicillin-binding protein 1B: MTRTRSPRSRKKPPSRSLRPWLGWALKLGLVGLVALAGVAVYLDAVVQEKFSGKRWTIPAKVYARPLELFAGQKLSKEDFLTELDALGYRREPVSNGPGAAAVSGNTVDLNTRGFQFYEGLEKAQPVRVRFSGDYVAELSSLNGAKLPVVRLEPLMIGGIYPKNLEDRILIKLDQAPPYLLETLVAVEDRDFYSHWGVSPKSIARAVWVNTSGGKMTQGGSTLTQQLVKNFYLTNERSLTRKLTEAMMAMLLELHYSKQEILEAYLNEVFVGQDGQRAVHGFGLASQFFFGQPLSELKLHQVALLVGMVKGPSYYNPRRNPERALERRNLVLDVLEQQGVATAEQVAAAKKMPLGVTTRGKLADSSFPGFIDLVKRQLREDYRDEDLTEEGLRIFTSFDPILQMKAEASVNDTFKRLTGRKGSDEVEAAMVVTNPETGEVQAMIGSRQASFAGFNRALDAVRPIGSLVKPAVYLTALEKPSKYTLTSWLSDDPLSIKGADGQVWTPKNFDRRSHGTVFLYQGLAHSYNISTSRLGLEVGVPNVLKTLARLGIEREFPAFPSMLLGAAAMSPMEVATMYQTLANGGFNTPMRGIRSVLTAEGEPLKRYPFQIQQRFDAGSIYLIQNAMQRVMREGTGRSVYSVLPSNLTLAGKTGTSNDSRDSWFAGFGQDVLAVVWLGRDDNGKTPFTGATGALQVWTSFMRKADPLPLNMPQPDNIVQAWIDPHTGQGSDANCPGAVQMPYIRGSEPPPGAACGGSAPADADSVMDWVKGWMN, translated from the coding sequence ATGACTCGAACCCGATCTCCCCGTTCCCGTAAAAAACCTCCTTCGCGCAGCCTGCGCCCTTGGCTAGGCTGGGCGCTCAAGCTCGGCCTGGTGGGCCTGGTAGCGCTCGCCGGCGTTGCGGTGTATCTCGACGCCGTGGTCCAGGAGAAATTCTCCGGCAAGCGCTGGACCATTCCGGCCAAGGTGTATGCACGCCCGCTGGAACTGTTCGCCGGCCAGAAGCTGAGCAAGGAAGATTTCCTCACCGAGCTTGATGCGTTGGGCTATCGACGCGAGCCCGTGAGCAACGGCCCGGGCGCGGCGGCGGTCAGCGGCAATACGGTTGACCTGAACACCCGCGGCTTCCAGTTCTATGAAGGTCTGGAAAAAGCCCAGCCGGTACGCGTGCGTTTTTCCGGCGACTACGTGGCCGAGCTGTCGTCGCTCAACGGCGCCAAGCTGCCGGTGGTGCGCCTTGAGCCGCTGATGATTGGCGGTATCTACCCGAAGAACCTTGAAGACCGGATTCTGATCAAGCTCGATCAAGCGCCTCCGTACCTGCTGGAAACCCTGGTTGCAGTGGAGGACCGCGACTTCTACAGCCACTGGGGCGTTTCGCCGAAGTCGATTGCCCGCGCGGTCTGGGTCAACACCTCCGGCGGCAAGATGACCCAGGGCGGCAGTACGCTCACCCAGCAATTGGTAAAGAACTTCTACCTGACCAATGAGCGCAGCCTGACCCGCAAGCTCACCGAAGCCATGATGGCGATGCTGCTGGAGCTGCATTACAGCAAGCAGGAAATCCTTGAGGCCTACCTCAACGAAGTCTTCGTCGGCCAGGATGGTCAGCGCGCGGTGCACGGTTTCGGCCTGGCCAGCCAGTTCTTCTTCGGCCAGCCGTTGTCCGAATTGAAGTTGCACCAGGTTGCGTTGCTGGTGGGGATGGTCAAGGGGCCGTCCTACTATAACCCGCGTCGCAACCCTGAGCGTGCGCTGGAACGCCGCAACCTGGTGCTCGATGTACTCGAGCAGCAAGGCGTTGCCACGGCCGAACAGGTCGCCGCCGCGAAGAAAATGCCCCTGGGCGTCACCACCCGCGGCAAGCTGGCAGACAGCTCCTTCCCCGGCTTTATCGACCTGGTCAAACGTCAGCTGCGTGAAGACTATCGCGACGAAGACTTGACCGAAGAAGGCCTGCGCATCTTCACCAGCTTTGACCCGATTCTGCAGATGAAGGCCGAGGCGTCGGTCAATGACACCTTCAAACGCCTGACGGGCCGTAAAGGCTCCGATGAAGTAGAGGCCGCCATGGTCGTGACCAACCCGGAAACCGGTGAGGTGCAGGCCATGATCGGCAGCCGTCAGGCCAGTTTCGCCGGGTTCAACCGCGCTCTGGATGCCGTGCGCCCGATCGGCTCGCTGGTCAAGCCGGCGGTTTACCTGACCGCCCTGGAAAAACCGAGCAAGTACACGCTGACCAGTTGGTTGTCGGATGATCCGTTGTCGATCAAAGGTGCCGATGGCCAGGTATGGACGCCAAAGAACTTCGACCGCCGCTCTCACGGCACCGTATTCCTGTATCAAGGGTTGGCGCATTCCTACAACATCTCGACGTCGCGCCTGGGGCTCGAAGTCGGTGTGCCGAATGTCCTGAAGACGCTGGCACGATTGGGGATCGAACGAGAGTTCCCGGCGTTCCCGTCGATGCTGCTGGGTGCGGCGGCGATGAGCCCGATGGAAGTGGCCACCATGTACCAGACCTTGGCCAACGGTGGTTTCAATACGCCGATGCGCGGCATTCGTAGCGTGCTGACGGCCGAGGGCGAACCGCTCAAGCGTTACCCGTTCCAGATCCAGCAGCGTTTCGACGCGGGCTCCATCTACCTGATCCAGAACGCCATGCAGCGCGTGATGCGTGAAGGTACCGGGCGTTCGGTCTACAGCGTGCTGCCGTCGAACCTGACGCTGGCCGGCAAGACCGGCACCAGTAACGACTCGCGCGACAGCTGGTTCGCAGGGTTCGGCCAGGACGTACTGGCCGTGGTATGGCTGGGCCGTGACGACAATGGCAAGACCCCGTTCACCGGTGCGACCGGTGCGCTGCAGGTCTGGACCAGCTTCATGCGCAAGGCTGACCCGTTGCCGCTCAACATGCCGCAGCCGGATAACATCGTGCAGGCCTGGATTGATCCGCACACCGGCCAAGGTTCGGATGCCAACTGCCCGGGCGCGGTGCAGATGCCGTATATTCGTGGCAGCGAGCCACCACCCGGTGCCGCATGCGGGGGCAGCGCCCCGGCGGACGCGGACTCGGTGATGGATTGGGTCAAGGGCTGGATGAATTAA
- a CDS encoding YqcC family protein, whose product MDARFPAIAEQLLLIERELRVQGWWDEVPPSAEALGSVEPFSVDTLDFHQWLQWIFLVRMKQILEQDLPLPNASGILEMAEMVYADRPRESLGLRNALKKFDQLIADAR is encoded by the coding sequence ATGGATGCACGTTTTCCGGCAATTGCTGAACAATTGTTGTTGATCGAACGAGAGTTGCGCGTGCAGGGCTGGTGGGACGAGGTGCCCCCCAGCGCTGAAGCGCTCGGCAGCGTCGAGCCGTTTTCGGTCGATACCCTGGATTTCCACCAGTGGCTGCAATGGATTTTCCTGGTGCGCATGAAGCAGATCCTCGAGCAGGACCTGCCTCTGCCCAATGCGTCCGGCATTCTGGAAATGGCCGAGATGGTGTATGCCGACCGTCCTCGCGAGAGCCTTGGCTTGCGTAACGCGCTGAAAAAGTTCGACCAACTGATCGCTGACGCTCGTTAA
- a CDS encoding M48 family metallopeptidase gives MNKLWIPAITVLALLGGCSSVQRGSIPVVDSSTNVSSNDRISANGGFRQTVTNRPAQAKPQAMPQDSGVVVMVPGSGAATAAPISAEPWTPGPSTSGPIDSTPMQAAPINQGTYTMPSTPSGIPSSSAAGGLSADEQLDGPVLALLTTAQQQQAGGDLNGASSSLERAQRVAPREPQVLYRLAQVRMAQGDAPQAEQFARRGLTMANGRPDLQASLWALIGDARAAQGDAAGAAQARAKAKVNL, from the coding sequence GTGAACAAGTTGTGGATTCCAGCGATTACCGTTCTGGCTTTGCTCGGCGGTTGCTCCAGCGTGCAGCGCGGCTCGATCCCGGTTGTGGATTCGAGTACGAACGTCTCCAGTAACGACCGTATTTCGGCCAATGGCGGGTTTCGTCAGACGGTGACGAACCGTCCGGCACAGGCCAAGCCTCAGGCAATGCCGCAGGATTCGGGCGTAGTGGTGATGGTGCCGGGCAGTGGGGCTGCAACCGCAGCGCCGATCAGTGCCGAACCCTGGACCCCAGGGCCGAGCACGTCGGGGCCGATCGATTCGACGCCGATGCAAGCGGCGCCGATCAACCAGGGCACCTACACCATGCCATCGACGCCAAGCGGCATCCCTTCGTCGTCCGCTGCTGGCGGCCTGTCGGCGGACGAGCAACTGGATGGCCCGGTATTGGCGCTGCTCACCACCGCCCAGCAACAGCAGGCCGGTGGCGATCTCAATGGCGCTTCGTCGAGCCTTGAGCGCGCCCAACGCGTTGCCCCGCGCGAACCCCAAGTGTTGTATCGCCTGGCGCAGGTACGCATGGCCCAGGGTGATGCGCCGCAAGCCGAGCAGTTCGCGCGTCGCGGTTTGACAATGGCTAATGGTCGTCCGGACCTGCAAGCCAGTCTGTGGGCGTTGATTGGAGATGCGCGTGCCGCGCAGGGCGATGCCGCCGGCGCTGCCCAGGCGCGAGCAAAAGCCAAGGTCAATCTCTGA
- the ilvC gene encoding ketol-acid reductoisomerase: MKVYYDKDCDLSIIQGKKVAIIGYGSQGHAQACNLKDSGVDVTVGLRKGSATVAKAEAHGLKVTDVASAVAAADLVMILTPDEFQSALYKNEIEPNIKKGATLAFSHGFAIHYNQVVPRADLDVIMIAPKAPGHTVRSEFVKGGGIPDLIAIYQDASGNAKNVALSYAAGVGGGRTGIIETTFKDETETDLFGEQAVLCGGTVELVKAGFETLVEAGYAPEMAYFECLHELKLIVDLMYEGGIANMNYSISNNAEYGEYVTGPEVINAESRQAMRNALKRIQDGEYAKMFISEGATGYPSMTAKRRNNAAHGIEVIGEQLRSMMPWIGANKIVDKAKN, from the coding sequence ATGAAAGTTTATTACGATAAAGATTGTGACCTGTCGATCATCCAGGGCAAGAAAGTCGCCATCATCGGTTACGGTTCCCAGGGCCACGCTCAAGCGTGCAACCTGAAAGATTCCGGCGTTGACGTTACCGTTGGCCTGCGCAAAGGCTCGGCTACCGTTGCCAAGGCAGAAGCCCACGGCCTGAAAGTGACTGACGTTGCTTCCGCTGTTGCGGCTGCCGACCTGGTCATGATCCTGACCCCGGACGAGTTCCAGTCCGCGCTGTACAAGAACGAAATCGAGCCGAACATCAAGAAGGGCGCCACCCTGGCCTTCTCCCACGGCTTCGCGATTCACTACAACCAGGTTGTGCCACGTGCTGACCTCGATGTGATCATGATCGCGCCGAAGGCTCCGGGCCACACCGTGCGTTCCGAGTTCGTCAAGGGTGGCGGTATCCCGGACCTGATCGCTATCTATCAGGACGCTTCGGGCAACGCCAAGAACGTTGCGCTGTCCTACGCGGCCGGTGTTGGCGGCGGCCGTACCGGTATCATCGAAACCACCTTCAAGGACGAGACTGAAACCGACCTGTTCGGCGAACAAGCCGTACTGTGCGGCGGTACCGTTGAACTGGTAAAAGCCGGTTTCGAAACCCTGGTTGAAGCTGGCTACGCGCCAGAAATGGCCTACTTCGAATGCCTGCACGAACTGAAGCTGATCGTTGACCTCATGTACGAAGGCGGTATCGCCAACATGAACTACTCGATCTCCAACAACGCCGAGTACGGTGAGTACGTGACTGGCCCGGAAGTGATCAACGCCGAGTCCCGTCAGGCTATGCGCAACGCCCTGAAACGCATTCAGGACGGCGAGTACGCCAAAATGTTCATCAGCGAGGGCGCTACCGGCTACCCTTCGATGACCGCCAAGCGTCGTAACAACGCCGCTCACGGTATCGAAGTCATCGGCGAGCAACTGCGCTCCATGATGCCGTGGATCGGTGCCAACAAGATCGTCGACAAAGCCAAGAACTAA
- a CDS encoding bifunctional aminoglycoside phosphotransferase/ATP-binding protein — protein MSQSLIAALQNPALYPHPVQAFQVIETHISWVILTGPYAYKLKKPMNFGFLDFTDLEKRGHFCNEELRLNQRLTENLYLEVLPITGTADAPQLAGDGPVIEYALKMRQFPQSQMLSTLQANGELTSAHIDEMAEQIAHFHLNAPKVAQEHPAGTPEEVMAPVRQNFDQIRPFLSDKADLIQLEALQAWAESSFERLKPLLEQRKLNGFTRECHGDIHLGNATLIDGHVVIFDCIEFNEPFRFTDVYADTAFLAMDLEDRGLKCLARRFISQYLELTGDYQGLELLNFYKAYRALVRAKVALFSMPSEADPVQRATTLRQYRNYANLAESYSTIPSRFLAITHGVSAVGKSHVAMRLVEALGAVRLRSDVERKRLFGEQQVENTLQAGIYSHDASAATYARLNEIADTVLRAGFPVVLDATFLKREQRDAAARVAEATGAPFLILDCNAPQAVIASWLAQRQADKNDPSDATLVVVEEQQANRDPLTAQELLLSKRVETNESGTLDALVAHIRQHLPGL, from the coding sequence GTGAGCCAGTCCCTGATTGCCGCCCTGCAAAACCCGGCTTTGTACCCGCATCCGGTGCAAGCGTTTCAAGTCATCGAAACCCATATTTCCTGGGTGATCCTGACCGGCCCCTATGCTTATAAACTGAAGAAACCGATGAACTTCGGGTTCCTGGATTTTACCGACCTGGAAAAGCGCGGCCATTTCTGCAACGAAGAACTGCGCCTCAACCAGCGTCTCACCGAAAATTTGTATCTCGAAGTGTTGCCAATTACCGGCACGGCCGACGCACCGCAATTGGCGGGCGACGGCCCGGTGATCGAATATGCGCTGAAAATGCGTCAGTTCCCGCAAAGCCAGATGTTGAGCACCTTGCAAGCCAACGGTGAGCTCACCAGCGCGCACATCGACGAAATGGCCGAGCAGATTGCGCACTTCCACCTCAACGCTCCCAAGGTCGCGCAGGAGCACCCGGCCGGCACCCCGGAAGAAGTAATGGCACCGGTACGCCAGAACTTCGATCAGATCCGCCCGTTCCTCAGTGACAAGGCCGACCTCATTCAGCTTGAAGCCCTGCAAGCCTGGGCCGAAAGCAGCTTCGAACGGCTCAAGCCGCTGCTGGAACAGCGCAAGCTCAATGGCTTCACGCGCGAGTGCCACGGTGATATCCACCTGGGTAACGCCACGCTGATCGATGGCCATGTGGTGATCTTCGACTGCATCGAATTCAACGAGCCGTTCCGCTTCACCGACGTGTACGCCGACACCGCGTTCCTGGCGATGGACCTGGAAGACCGTGGCCTCAAATGCCTGGCGCGCCGTTTTATCAGCCAGTACCTGGAACTGACCGGCGACTATCAGGGCCTGGAGCTGCTGAACTTCTACAAGGCTTATCGTGCACTGGTGCGGGCGAAAGTGGCCCTGTTCAGCATGCCAAGCGAAGCCGACCCCGTGCAACGCGCCACCACCCTGCGCCAATACCGCAATTATGCCAACCTGGCTGAAAGCTACAGCACGATTCCGTCGCGCTTCCTGGCGATCACCCATGGTGTTTCGGCCGTGGGCAAAAGCCATGTCGCCATGCGCCTGGTCGAGGCCCTGGGTGCTGTTCGCCTGCGTTCGGACGTGGAGCGCAAGCGCCTGTTTGGCGAACAGCAGGTGGAAAACACCCTGCAAGCCGGCATCTATAGCCATGACGCCAGTGCTGCAACGTACGCACGCCTGAACGAAATCGCCGACACCGTGCTTCGCGCCGGTTTCCCGGTGGTACTGGATGCGACCTTCCTCAAACGCGAACAACGTGACGCGGCGGCCCGCGTTGCCGAAGCCACCGGCGCCCCGTTCCTGATCCTCGATTGCAATGCACCACAGGCCGTCATCGCCAGTTGGTTGGCACAACGTCAGGCCGATAAAAACGATCCGTCCGACGCAACGCTGGTAGTCGTCGAAGAACAACAGGCCAATCGTGACCCGTTGACAGCGCAGGAGCTGCTGCTGAGCAAACGCGTCGAGACCAATGAAAGCGGGACCCTCGATGCGTTGGTTGCGCATATTCGTCAGCACTTGCCTGGCCTGTAA
- a CDS encoding TfoX/Sxy family protein yields MNDELQHLKNLGKTSAQWLHAAGIHSASDLRRLGAVDAYRAVRTRGFRASKVLLYAIEGALMDVHWNDIPTERKEALNRQLDALSTRQKI; encoded by the coding sequence ATGAACGATGAGCTGCAACACCTGAAAAATCTTGGCAAGACCTCGGCGCAGTGGTTGCATGCGGCGGGCATCCACAGTGCGTCCGACCTGCGCCGGCTGGGAGCGGTCGATGCTTACCGGGCCGTGCGCACGCGCGGGTTCCGGGCATCGAAAGTGTTGCTGTATGCGATTGAAGGCGCATTGATGGATGTGCACTGGAACGATATTCCTACGGAGCGCAAGGAGGCGCTGAACCGTCAGTTGGATGCGCTTTCGACGCGCCAGAAGATTTAG